One Ranitomeya variabilis isolate aRanVar5 chromosome 4, aRanVar5.hap1, whole genome shotgun sequence genomic window, tagatagatagatagatagatagatagatagatagatagatagatagaatcatTGTATCTGGAGGATTTTGCTGCTACTCATCTTTTcccaattatttttattattaataatacagGGCCTCCCTCATCCACAATGTGTTCAGACACCAATGTaacctgcgctgccggcactgtatGCGCGACTGTACATGCTGTCACTACCATCGGTAAGAAAAAACACATAGTCATTGAAAGTTTAGCAAAATGTACCCACATATTTCACTTTCTTCTTTTTTATGGGACATTGGGCTTACTACAGCAttacttctagaaaaaaaaaacagttgtttttttccttttaaatTATAAACAATCCCTTCAAAAACAGCAGAGGTGTCCTCCATTCAGTGCGTATAAGGAGCATTAATGAGAACCATCCAATATTTCATCTTCCCCGTGGGGGCGCGGCAGAAAAAAATAGAAGACTTGATGTTAATCATTTTAGAGCTGAAAGCTGATCGATGAAGATCCCACCAGCTGTTATTAAGTGCTCTGATCACTGATCGCACTCTATAAAAAATGGAGTTGATCAAAATGGAGAATTCCTCTAAATAGGAACTACACTTTCAATAATCTTTTCATAAATTAATAATAGAgataaatataagaaactttggatATATATTTTCTAAGAGAAATCTGTTTCCTTCTCCGACACTTCTTCCTCTACCCTCATGTTCCTGATCTCTTCATCCACTGTGAAAAAACAGTTCATTTCCAACTAGCTCAAGAGAAACCAGAGTGTCCGGATAGTGAGGTGTCAGAGTATACCTCCCATTATATTAAAGGAGAGCGGTATTTAAGAGCAGAGTGAGGAAACAGGCAGAAAGAGACAAAGAAAGATTgtcctgagctttctaacaagtcttttacctcacctcaaagctggattcacatctacactgctcatttTTGCTGTATAACATCCTCCATGCTCCTTCTGCTTCACTGTGTGAAAAAAATAAGCACCAAAGAGCAGGAATTCCTCTCTGTGTGTTGTGTTGGCTTTCATGGAAGCTAgtttccacccactagctcagaatcAATTCTTTTTTTTACCTCCTCCTGTACAGACACACAAGATGGCTGAtcctgaaaagttacttgaaagtaaTGTTACCCTTTAACGTCTTGGTATAACCTTGTTCCCGCTAATTAGATTTCATATAAAAGTTATGAAATACTTTTTTTTCTTGTATTGTTATATAGGTGATGCCAGCTCAGAAAGATTTACCAAAACATGTTCTCCCATAAACCAATGTGGAATATCTGGAATTGCGAGTATCCCTAATGGAAATATGAAGATAATGACTGTCTGTTCCATAGATAACTGCAGTTTATCCTTTCCCGAATGTAAGCGGCCATTTAAGTAATTTGTATCTGATTTATTAAGAACACAAGTCATACTCTGTGCACAAAATCTTTTATGACCACTAGGTGGCGATACAAGTTTATTTGAAGATTTTAGTTTTTTGGCTCACTAGCATGTTTTCTGCCTTGTGGTCAGACTTGGTATTACAAGTAAACTGTAATAGTCCCTATTAAATATCACCATTGATAATTTAACGGTGCAACAATGTAGCAAATGTAGCACGATAGATTTACATTACAAGCTAGAATTCTCGAACATTTCCAGATCAGTGAGGAACAAAATATCTCTATCAGGCAGAAGAGTAGATAAATTgtctaggggacttgaacctgcgatcatttGATCACTTGTATTGCAATATTTTACATTGCTACATATAGTAAAAAATCTTGGTAATATGCCATCCTGGGAAGAGTGAAAGATGAGCATTAGAACTGATGTCACAGCTCGATTTCAGCACTAAAATGTTATGACtatggcatttaagtggttaaacagcagtgattgGAGCTAGATGTAGGTGCTGCTGCATAACACAGCTCCGACGCAGCTCCGTACAGCTACAATTCCTCCATGATGGATAGAGAAAGGGGCAAAAGAGTCCTACGTTGCGATGCTGGACATTTCCTTTAAATTTGTTAGGTGCTGTTTCTGTGACCAAAAATGAGACTTCAACATGTTCTTCCTAGCTTTTTAGTGCACATGTGGAATTTTtgcaaagttatttttttttattcccttTTAAAAGTTCCGAAAGAGAAAACTGACCTTAATGGTGTGACTTGTCAGAAGTGCATATCAGCAGATACAGACTGCTACAGCTCACAGACGATGAAATGTACTGGCGATGAACGAGCGTGCCTTCTACAGACAACACAGCTTACTGGTAAGTCACATAAAATGTCCAGCCCTATGAGATATCAATATGATCTTCAATCTTACAATAAAAGTGTTATTATATGCAGTCTTTATATTACTAACTTTTGACATAAATCTTTTACTTGTAATACTATGCCATACAACATGGTGTGCTGTTAGATTAGATGTCTACATTCAAAGAAGGACCAAAAAGGATATTTATTCaatgtacagtcatggctgaaagaacAACATATTGAAATCAAGGAAGATTTAGTAAAATTTcacacagaacaatgaccccatacATACTTAAAGAAGCCCCAagaaatggatggaagcaaagTGGTGGAGAGctgtgaagtggcagcaatgagtccagatctaaatccaattgaataccggtggagagatcttaaaattgttgtgGCGAGAAGACATCTTCACATATAagagacctgaagcagtttgcaaGAATGGtgaaaaattccagttgagaggtgtaagaagcttgttgattgcagttatttattccaaagagtgcgCAACCaaatgctaaggctacgttcacatttgcgttgtgcgccgcagcgtcggcgccgcagcgcacaacgcaaacaaaaacgcagcaaaacgcatgcacaacgctgcgttttgcgccgcatgcgtcgtttttttcattgaatttggacgcagcaaaaatgcaacttgctgcgtcctctgcgccccgacgcgggcgccgcagcgacgcatgcggcgcaaaacgcaagtgcgccgcatgtccatgcgcccccatgttaaatataggggcgcatgacgcatgcggcgccgctgcggcgcccgacgctgcggcgctggccgcaaatgtgaacgtagcctaagttcacaattttgtccagcccatttttatgattttgggtgaaattatgtccaatttcctttttttctgtttgctttttgtgttgttccaatacacacaaaggaaataaacatatgtataacaaaatatgtgtaattgcaagaATTTTTGGGAAGAAGTGCTTCATTTTTTTGGAACAATTATAAGGGGGACAATACTTTAGGCAGTTACTGTATGTAAACATTTGATTGCCTGTTGTCACTACTGCATGAAAGTAGGAAGGTACAAACTAAATAGGtgtcatggtcaggacatggttaatgtcctgtgctctcagggttaatgttactagcctcttttccaaaataggaggggtatttatactcgctcataacctggtttctctgtcagctataatgtcatggcgcccgggtatcaatgctgcaggggaagctgcacacagcaAGACACCAAGTTACTAACCTGAACCCACGGGACCTTTGACATGAAACAGAGTGTACAGGTAACgaacaggaccttagaccatgtgacagaATGGGAGAAGGTAAGGAggcggagccagatgccggggaaacagagaagggacaagcactaaagaataatcaaacaagcagaggtcgtagccaggagattacaaggtACCAAAACAAAGAGACAGGGGATAGTCAaaagcaaagccagagttcagtaagCCAGCAACACAAACAGAGTAAAGCATGGAAAGCAAGATAACACTATGCAAGCCGGACACACACTCCAGAAGTCACGCAAACAGACAGAAACAGAATCTATAGCTGACAGggaaaccaggttaggagcgagtataaatacccctcctatTTTCGAAAAGAGGCTAGCAACAATAACCCTGAgagcacaggacattaaccatgtcctgaccatgacaATAGGAATAGGACAAGGAAAAACGCATACACtgaaaaaacagcatttaataatcTCCAGCAGCAGCAAATGACCTCCAACTCAGCAACTCCAGGGAACCAGGAAGTAGAACTTTCACTGGTGAGGAAGATAAAGCCTGGCCAGTTTTTATAGAGAGGAGGGGATGACCAGATCAGGAGCAGCTGGAAGATGGAGCTGAACGTTTCTAACAagtatagaaagggttgttaacctcttcagcaccaaaggaaacaaaatccatttaatatgggacatgaaacacacaggctaaatggatgaCCTGCTATTCACAATCCATAATAACTTTGTAACCCCAGATCTTCCACTTGttacactgccccattgaataacattggtttgagtgctgttagtttttttcacaacttaTAACAGTCATGAGAACTTAACCTTAGAAGGGTGCATCTGaaaaaggaaaataataaaatGCCTCATCCCAGTCAAGATTAAGTGGACAATTTACCTACAGCACCTCTTCAGGTGACCTTAGGTATTGCACAGGTTTTATGTAGTAATACAGACttttcccatacacttgtataAATAACTGTTATCTCTTTCCCCTCCCAGGAAGAACCAAAGCTTCATTAGCCGTGCGAGGCTGCACCACGAGGAGCATTTGTGATCTCACCAGGCAGAATTACACCGTGGATGGAATAACATCAGCCACTAAATTCACCTGCACCAACGGAGCGGCTGTTGTGTGGAGAGACCTCGTCACCGCGGCTGTCATCTCTCTGCTAACTCTAAAATATCTGATCCTAATCAATGACTAAATAGAAAATAAATTCAATGTTTTTAAAGGGCCCTCATTCCACTGCAACATAAAGGCGTATCAAAAAAGTCGGAATTTATCAGCATTTTTTGCAAAAGTGGAaatcaattattatttattatttggaATGATGAAATAGTGATTCATTGATTCTCATGCAATGTAAATTATTTTGTTGGTATAAATGTTCTGATGATGATAATTCCTGTAACTCATCATGGCGACAAGTAGCGGGGAATGGAAGTgacatatatacatgtgtatgtaaggAAGCATGCAATGCCAGGTATTTGAGTGAATGCGGGCTGTCATGCGGACACTTCCCCTTTAATAAGGGATTTTATCCAATATCCAAACAGGGATGTGACTATAATATTTACATATATGAAATATGATGACAATGGGACAGGGTGGATGTAAGTTGTTATTAAATACAGAATCATGTATATCTATGTATGCAGAAAGTTAGAAATCGTTTGGATGTTTATTGTTTACAACTgtaattacactatgttccaaattattatgcaaatgacatttttctcggattttcctaaatggtcggtgcaaatgacagtcagtctaataaaagtcatcacccgttagagtatacatcgaattttattgaagaaacctcccaatgataacagtataatctccaaaatgaataaaaactcacaatgcactgttccaaattattaggcacagtagaatttctaaacatttgatatgttttaaagaactga contains:
- the LOC143770473 gene encoding uncharacterized protein LOC143770473 — translated: MRLVGILCLLSTLPPTTFSLNCTECRTINSTSCTGESVLCSQNYVCASFYSKTLNNDGTSSLELIRSCAPSSQCNVTGTIGLSSGKMRMFTSCCNDTDNCMSPNDTESSFSSQPNGVICPSCQASDSDWCYSGSTLLCSGDENVCVLHATTTDGNKSSFRGCASKSLCGSQTYNVNGSNIAYDLTCTCGGPPSSTMCSDTNVTCAAGTVCATVHAVTTIGDASSERFTKTCSPINQCGISGIASIPNGNMKIMTVCSIDNCSLSFPEFPKEKTDLNGVTCQKCISADTDCYSSQTMKCTGDERACLLQTTQLTGRTKASLAVRGCTTRSICDLTRQNYTVDGITSATKFTCTNGAAVVWRDLVTAAVISLLTLKYLILIND